A part of Macrobrachium rosenbergii isolate ZJJX-2024 chromosome 33, ASM4041242v1, whole genome shotgun sequence genomic DNA contains:
- the LOC136855765 gene encoding involucrin-like yields the protein MHASTPSSRALCKVVDTDKNASQSVERHQDQRAIGHDLDCRKHQDQEAIGHNLVCRKRQDQKAIGHNLVCKKHQDQKAIGHNLVCRKHQNQKAIGHNLVCRKHQDQKAIGHSLVCRKHQDQKAIGHNLVCRKHQDQKAIGHNLVCRKHQDQKAIGHNLVCKKHQDQKAIGHDLVCKKHQDQEAIGHNLVCKKHQDQKAIGHNLVCRKHQDQKAIGHNLVCRKHQDQKAIGHDLDCRKHQDQKAIGHNLVCRKHQDQKAIGHNLVCRKHQDQKAIGHNLVCIKHQDQKAIGHDLVCRKHQDQKAIGHDLVCRKHQDQKAIGHNLVCRKHQDQKAIGHNLVCRKHQDQKAIGHNLVCRKHQDQKAIGHNLVCRKHQDQKAIGHNLVCRNHD from the exons ATGCATGCGTCTACACCgtcatcaagagcactctgcaaaGTGGTAGATACTGACAAGAAtgcatcacaa TCTGTAGAAAGGCATCAAGATCAGAGGGCCATTGGGCACGACTTAGACTGTAGAAAGCATCAAGATCAGGAGGCCATTGGGCACAATTTAGTCTGTAGAAAGCGTCAAGATCAAAAGGCCATTGGACACAACTTAGTCTGTAAAAAGCATCAAGATCAGAAGGCCATTGGACACAATTTAGTCTGTAGAAAGCATCAAAATCAGAAGGCCATTGGGCACAACTTAGTCTGTAGAAAGCATCAAGATCAGAAGGCCATTGGACACAGCTTAGTCTGTAGAAAGCATCAAGATCAGAAGGCCATTGGACACAACTTAGTCTGCAGAAAGCATCAAGATCAGAAGGCCATTGGACACAATTTAGTCTGTAGAAAGCATCAAGATCAGAAGGCCATTGGGCACAATTTAGTCTGTAAAAAGCATCAAGATCAGAAGGCCATTGGGCACGACTTAGTCTGTAAAAAGCATCAAGATCAGGAGGCCATTGGACACAACTTAGTCTGTAAAAAACATCAAGATCAGAAGGCCATTGGACACAACTTAGTCTGTAGAAAGCATCAAGATCAGAAGGCCATTGGGCACAATTTAGTCTGTAGAAAGCATCAAGATCAGAAGGCCATTGGGCACGACTTAGACTGTAGAAAGCATCAAGATCAGAAGGCCATTGGACACAACTTAGTCTGTAGAAAGCATCAAGATCAGAAGGCCATTGGGCACAACTTAGTCTGTAGAAAGCATCAAGATCAGAAGGCCATTGGACACAACTTAGTCTGTATAAAGCATCAAGATCAGAAGGCCATTGGGCACGACTTAGTCTGTAGAAAGCATCAAGATCAGAAGGCCATTGGGCACGACTTAGTCTGTAGAAAGCATCAAGATCAGAAGGCCATTGGACACAACTTAGTCTGTAGAAAGCATCAAGATCAGAAGGCCATTGGACACAACTTAGTCTGTAGAAAGCATCAAGATCAGAAAGCCATTGGGCACAACTTAGTCTGTAGAAAGCATCAAGATCAGAAGGCCATTGGACACAACTTAGTCTGTAGAAAGCATCAAGATCAGAAGGCCATTGGACACAACTTAGTATGTAGAAATCATGACTGA